One genomic window of Caldivirga maquilingensis IC-167 includes the following:
- a CDS encoding ABC transporter ATP-binding protein, translating to MVLLNVKNVRLNYITTRGIVKALDNVSFSLDEGETIAIVGETGSGKSTLAKVITRSWEENARVIGGEVIFEGVNILGLSEEEFRRSYRWVKIAMVPQGSMNSLNPVLRVVDQMIEPLLLRGIPRIDAIKIAGDALESVGLSKDVLTKYPHQLSGGMKQRVIIAMAIQSRPKLVVLDEPTSALDVMTQANIMNLLKRLRSKFKLSYIFITHDLALASELADKVLVLYAGKVAEFGSADVIYSEPKHPYTQGLMSSVPTLREDKKLSFIPGEVPSLINPPSGCRFHPRCPFAMDICRREEPPLVTLENGHVVACWLYVKG from the coding sequence ATGGTGCTGCTTAATGTTAAGAACGTTAGGTTAAACTACATAACCACAAGGGGTATTGTTAAGGCTCTTGATAATGTTAGCTTTAGCCTTGATGAGGGTGAAACCATAGCCATAGTTGGTGAAACAGGTAGCGGTAAATCAACATTGGCTAAGGTGATTACCAGGTCATGGGAAGAGAACGCTAGGGTAATTGGTGGTGAAGTGATCTTTGAGGGTGTTAATATACTTGGGCTAAGTGAGGAGGAGTTTAGGAGGAGTTACAGGTGGGTTAAGATAGCCATGGTGCCTCAGGGATCAATGAATTCACTTAACCCCGTGCTTAGGGTGGTTGATCAAATGATTGAACCACTGCTACTTAGGGGTATTCCAAGAATAGATGCCATTAAGATTGCTGGGGATGCCTTGGAGAGTGTTGGTTTAAGTAAAGATGTTTTAACCAAGTACCCTCACCAGTTATCTGGTGGTATGAAGCAGAGAGTGATTATTGCAATGGCTATTCAATCAAGACCTAAATTAGTTGTACTAGATGAACCAACGTCAGCACTTGACGTAATGACTCAAGCCAATATAATGAACCTGCTTAAGAGGCTTAGAAGTAAGTTTAAGTTATCATACATATTCATTACCCATGATTTAGCGCTAGCCAGTGAATTAGCCGATAAGGTTCTTGTCCTTTACGCAGGCAAGGTTGCTGAGTTTGGGTCAGCTGACGTAATCTACAGTGAACCAAAACACCCATATACCCAAGGCCTAATGTCAAGTGTCCCAACGCTTAGGGAGGATAAGAAGTTATCATTCATTCCAGGTGAGGTACCAAGCCTAATTAACCCACCCTCAGGCTGTAGATTCCATCCAAGGTGCCCATTTGCTATGGATATTTGCCGTAGGGAGGAGCCGCCATTAGTAACCCTTGAGAATGGTCATGTTGTAGCCTGCTGGTTGTACGTCAAGGGGTGA
- a CDS encoding 30S ribosomal protein S25e — protein MGGKKKPTISQLAKKESKEKEQTEKKGKGKGKAAEEPVKKIVATVPAELYDQIAKDVQKMEYVTTYLISSKYGLKMGAASRVLNDLVKRGELVLVSRSHRMNVYTPVDRAKKLGLINQ, from the coding sequence ATGGGAGGTAAGAAGAAGCCTACTATTTCACAATTAGCTAAAAAGGAGAGCAAGGAAAAGGAGCAGACTGAGAAGAAGGGTAAGGGGAAGGGTAAGGCTGCTGAGGAGCCTGTTAAGAAGATTGTAGCCACAGTACCCGCTGAATTATATGACCAGATAGCTAAGGATGTTCAGAAGATGGAATACGTAACAACATACCTAATATCCTCGAAGTATGGGCTTAAAATGGGGGCTGCATCAAGGGTGCTTAATGATTTAGTGAAGAGGGGTGAATTAGTATTGGTGTCAAGGAGCCATAGAATGAATGTTTATACTCCTGTTGATAGGGCTAAGAAACTTGGTTTAATTAATCAGTAA
- a CDS encoding HIT family protein — protein MKIPGVEYKTLCRYCSLSNELLIAEESGYGIYAYDEPFNNGHIVIVPRRHVSLSELSVEELYKALRLVKRAEATLRSVYHPQGLNIGLVAYPHVAFHIVPRWGGDVSFIKVFFNAKPIPETPIQYAERLRRAWRS, from the coding sequence ATGAAAATACCTGGTGTTGAGTATAAGACCCTATGCAGATACTGTAGCCTGAGTAATGAATTACTGATAGCGGAGGAGAGCGGCTACGGTATCTATGCTTATGATGAACCCTTCAATAATGGGCACATAGTCATAGTGCCTAGGAGGCATGTATCCTTAAGTGAATTAAGTGTTGAGGAATTGTATAAGGCTCTTAGGCTTGTTAAGAGGGCTGAGGCTACTTTAAGGAGTGTGTATCATCCGCAGGGCCTTAACATTGGATTAGTCGCTTATCCACATGTTGCCTTCCATATAGTTCCTAGGTGGGGTGGTGATGTCAGCTTCATTAAGGTTTTCTTTAACGCTAAACCAATTCCAGAAACACCCATTCAGTACGCTGAACGCTTGAGAAGGGCTTGGAGAAGTTAA
- a CDS encoding ABC transporter substrate-binding protein, with protein MSPVKSMGVSRSVLAAVVVVVVVVAVAGYVGYYYATHPKVVTTTVVSTSATTVTTTTAVTTTTATTVTTSTATTVTTTATTATTVTTSTATTVTATTATTVTTTTTPPPPMPQTVQILEVPPSEVPQYLETDEIDLYLNPFVIPPNVFSQLSTTPGVLLVSPALTGADDLLFNPYPSNTTFNPFAYYQFRFLMNYLVDRSYAVSQVFHGLASPMLTWPGVFAMYSYMLIFPQIVKYNIHFDPTYVNQSIFNLFKQINATDPVWHGRILYINGKWYYIPPNSTTPKPVTITLFIRNDDPYRDAMGTAFANELQSLGFTTNIIFGPASTAIPAVYGSNPASMQWQVYTEGWVITPEPWDTGAGASFCASWTTNMPGWGVSGYYQYTNSTIDSLTYQVAIGNFTSMAQFENISKITLFDCFQQAVRVWQVANQFPYPVLSTVQNYMPSVFGLEWPLGAKFAYSTLHPDTLKVGMLHVTAQAWNTYNWYVQVWVYDVDVLQGWVGDPFASSNPFNGLPMPLRGNWYVELSPNGSAIYPVPSNAVIWNATLKKWVPVGPGHYAKDIVYLYFNGTWIGQYWQDGQPISMADIIFYYYTWFDLYATTTTGAPDLGPNQASASDIGSALSALVPAIAGLQFFPNGTVVVYGNYWFPIPAFVASFYAPGFPTFANPWVVQAVQLYAFAQGKYAFSTGESESLHLPQLDLRSPSVNAYLAAVIKNWTETGYIWDNGSWAIINGYNFLGSNPTATATQDYNDALNFYNTYGNLFISNGPYILKNIVTVSPQSATLVKWSGYPYNYTYWFNQIYVKLGLTQIPPGGNLVPKVILVTPSNITIGQSATFTISTYDPAGVPEAYVYLVSPSGNVVYSGEFNGTVSGTAGTITFTIPSSVTSMLTPGAYSLWILYYTSVVAIPAQYQATIVVSS; from the coding sequence ATGAGTCCAGTTAAATCCATGGGAGTGTCTAGGAGTGTTTTGGCTGCTGTGGTTGTGGTTGTTGTGGTTGTTGCTGTGGCTGGTTATGTGGGGTATTATTATGCGACTCATCCTAAGGTTGTTACGACTACTGTGGTTTCAACATCAGCCACAACAGTAACCACCACAACAGCCGTAACCACAACAACCGCTACAACAGTAACAACATCAACAGCAACAACAGTAACCACAACAGCAACCACAGCCACCACAGTAACAACATCAACGGCTACCACTGTAACTGCAACAACAGCTACAACAGTAACCACCACAACAACACCACCGCCACCAATGCCGCAGACGGTGCAGATCCTTGAGGTTCCTCCAAGTGAAGTCCCACAGTACCTTGAGACTGATGAGATAGACCTTTACCTAAACCCATTCGTAATACCACCGAACGTGTTTTCACAATTATCAACAACACCGGGTGTGCTTCTTGTTTCACCAGCATTAACTGGTGCCGACGATTTATTGTTTAACCCATACCCAAGCAATACTACGTTCAACCCATTCGCCTACTACCAATTCAGATTCCTAATGAACTACCTTGTTGATAGGTCATATGCAGTTAGCCAAGTGTTCCATGGTTTAGCATCACCAATGCTTACTTGGCCTGGGGTTTTCGCAATGTACAGTTACATGTTGATATTCCCGCAGATAGTGAAGTATAATATTCACTTTGATCCAACCTACGTTAACCAATCCATATTCAACCTATTTAAACAGATTAATGCAACTGACCCGGTTTGGCACGGTAGAATACTCTACATTAATGGTAAATGGTACTACATACCACCTAATTCCACAACACCCAAGCCAGTTACAATAACATTATTCATTAGGAATGATGACCCATACAGGGATGCCATGGGCACTGCCTTCGCCAATGAACTGCAGAGCCTAGGCTTCACAACCAATATTATCTTTGGACCAGCCTCCACAGCAATACCAGCAGTCTACGGCAGTAACCCAGCGTCAATGCAGTGGCAGGTCTACACGGAGGGTTGGGTTATTACGCCTGAGCCATGGGATACCGGCGCCGGTGCATCGTTCTGCGCCTCCTGGACAACCAACATGCCGGGCTGGGGTGTTTCGGGGTATTACCAGTACACTAATTCAACAATAGATTCATTAACATACCAGGTTGCAATAGGTAACTTCACGTCAATGGCTCAGTTTGAGAACATTTCAAAGATTACATTATTCGACTGCTTCCAGCAGGCGGTTAGGGTTTGGCAGGTGGCTAACCAGTTCCCATATCCAGTGCTGTCAACAGTGCAGAACTACATGCCCAGTGTATTCGGCCTTGAGTGGCCTCTTGGTGCTAAATTCGCTTACTCAACATTGCATCCAGATACTCTAAAGGTTGGTATGCTTCATGTTACTGCACAGGCCTGGAACACGTATAATTGGTACGTACAGGTTTGGGTATATGATGTTGATGTACTGCAGGGCTGGGTTGGTGATCCATTCGCCTCCTCTAATCCATTCAATGGCTTACCAATGCCCTTAAGGGGTAATTGGTATGTTGAATTAAGCCCCAATGGCTCAGCAATATACCCAGTTCCCTCTAATGCAGTTATTTGGAATGCAACACTTAAGAAGTGGGTTCCAGTGGGTCCAGGGCACTATGCTAAGGATATTGTTTACCTATACTTCAATGGTACTTGGATTGGTCAGTATTGGCAGGATGGTCAACCAATAAGCATGGCTGATATAATATTCTACTACTACACTTGGTTCGACCTATACGCTACAACAACCACTGGTGCACCGGACCTAGGCCCTAACCAGGCATCAGCATCTGATATTGGTTCAGCATTATCGGCTCTGGTTCCTGCAATAGCCGGCTTACAATTCTTCCCCAACGGCACAGTGGTTGTTTATGGTAATTACTGGTTCCCAATACCGGCATTTGTGGCATCATTCTATGCGCCAGGCTTCCCAACGTTCGCTAATCCATGGGTTGTTCAGGCTGTACAGTTGTACGCCTTTGCCCAAGGTAAATACGCCTTCTCCACTGGTGAATCCGAGTCACTTCACTTGCCGCAACTTGATTTAAGGAGCCCAAGCGTTAATGCGTACTTAGCCGCTGTGATAAAGAATTGGACTGAGACTGGTTATATTTGGGATAATGGATCATGGGCTATCATCAATGGTTACAACTTCCTAGGCTCCAATCCCACGGCCACGGCTACTCAGGATTATAATGATGCCTTAAACTTCTACAATACCTACGGTAACTTATTCATAAGCAATGGCCCATACATACTTAAGAACATTGTCACAGTATCACCGCAATCAGCAACATTGGTGAAGTGGAGTGGTTACCCATACAACTATACCTACTGGTTCAACCAGATTTACGTTAAGCTCGGCCTAACCCAAATACCACCTGGCGGTAACCTAGTGCCTAAGGTCATATTGGTTACACCAAGTAACATAACCATTGGTCAATCAGCCACATTCACAATATCAACATATGACCCAGCCGGTGTACCTGAGGCCTACGTGTACTTGGTTTCACCAAGTGGTAATGTAGTGTACTCAGGTGAATTTAATGGTACAGTAAGTGGTACTGCTGGTACAATAACGTTCACAATACCGTCCAGCGTAACTTCAATGTTAACCCCCGGAGCCTACTCACTATGGATACTCTACTACACTAGCGTAGTTGCAATACCTGCACAGTACCAGGCAACCATAGTGGTTAGTTCATAG
- a CDS encoding ABC transporter permease, with protein sequence MAKSSEVRILGMTLGEFTRIYLSSTLGKVSLALFMFLIGVTIYAVIVIPHNFGTLWNTSTYWQIYPKDAPPSWVNLFTGNEYSPEVVSSNIVKSSSSSLTISFTVNNEYKSPWSDLFIVLNPPLSGISMLAYITINRPDGSTISIGPIQLGATVTEVGTLYQVEGQVVQFYATKYGYALNIPTASSAFPFIFMHVNKGTVEPLYGRYEITVTLMPITGSLPSLGDSKPVEVVLEGSAYGLMGTDTVGHDLWLGLLAGFPVSLEIGVVYALLVTVIAVGIGLTAGFIGGIVDEILTRVTDLVILLPSFVILVVLSILLHLNIWDAMLYLAVLAWGGSARIIRAISMQIKTASYIDLAKASGAGNLWILRNHVLPQITPYMLYLLVVNVPGAILTLSSLNFLNLAGVNYPTWGTILYYAEEYGALETGMWWWVIPPGLLITLVAVTFIVTALAIEPIANPRLRR encoded by the coding sequence ATGGCTAAGTCATCTGAGGTTAGGATACTTGGAATGACGCTGGGTGAGTTTACCCGCATCTACTTGTCATCTACCCTTGGTAAAGTATCCTTAGCCTTATTCATGTTTCTAATTGGGGTAACCATATATGCGGTAATAGTGATACCGCATAACTTCGGTACATTATGGAATACGTCAACATACTGGCAAATATACCCCAAGGATGCACCCCCATCATGGGTTAACTTATTCACTGGAAACGAGTACTCACCTGAAGTAGTGAGTAGTAATATTGTTAAGTCATCATCCTCATCATTAACCATAAGCTTCACTGTGAATAATGAATATAAATCACCCTGGAGTGACTTATTTATTGTTTTAAATCCACCATTAAGCGGCATCAGTATGCTTGCTTACATAACCATTAATAGGCCTGATGGATCAACAATAAGCATCGGCCCAATCCAATTAGGTGCAACAGTCACTGAGGTGGGTACATTATATCAAGTTGAGGGTCAGGTGGTGCAATTCTACGCCACTAAGTATGGTTATGCTTTAAATATTCCAACGGCTTCATCAGCATTCCCATTCATATTCATGCATGTTAATAAGGGTACCGTTGAACCACTATATGGTAGGTATGAGATAACTGTAACACTGATGCCGATAACAGGTTCATTACCAAGTTTAGGTGATTCAAAACCAGTGGAGGTTGTTCTAGAGGGTTCTGCATACGGCTTAATGGGTACTGACACTGTTGGTCATGATTTATGGTTAGGCTTATTGGCAGGCTTCCCAGTTAGCCTAGAAATAGGCGTGGTTTATGCACTCTTGGTTACAGTAATAGCGGTGGGCATTGGTTTAACCGCTGGCTTCATAGGTGGTATTGTTGATGAGATTTTAACAAGGGTAACTGACTTAGTGATACTATTACCATCCTTCGTTATACTAGTTGTTCTATCAATACTACTTCATTTAAACATATGGGATGCCATGCTGTACCTAGCCGTATTAGCGTGGGGAGGTAGTGCCAGGATTATTAGGGCTATTTCAATGCAGATAAAGACCGCGTCATACATAGATTTGGCTAAAGCCTCTGGGGCCGGTAACCTATGGATACTTAGGAACCATGTTTTACCTCAAATAACCCCATATATGCTTTACCTACTTGTCGTCAACGTGCCTGGGGCAATATTAACATTATCATCATTAAACTTCCTCAACCTAGCTGGCGTGAATTACCCAACATGGGGCACCATATTGTATTACGCCGAGGAGTATGGAGCTTTAGAGACCGGTATGTGGTGGTGGGTTATTCCACCTGGCTTATTAATAACGCTAGTTGCTGTGACATTCATAGTTACTGCCTTAGCCATAGAACCAATTGCTAACCCGAGGTTAAGGAGGTGA
- a CDS encoding ABC transporter permease has translation MSLLRALSIRLINLVLILLVVLIIISAVLSGPASQILKSNIERQASEQVTQLMLHHPMTPAQADQLRQKIINQLEAAYGLNQPLVVRVFFILYNIMSFNWGFSYFPSSYGVPSGRVVSIIMSALPGTVILDTLGIMLSALIGIWLGLRAALKYGTKYDRAVTYYGAVDNGIPQWWVAILMILVFAVDLRLMHSPVVFPYGGIVSSQYYNVWLYNPLKALITPQILLNLLYHMVLPMATVLIVNVGGWAYFARSIVLNIAKEDYVFFARIKGLPQGQVVSRYIMRPAMPQILTSIFITIPFVLFGGFLLTEAVFHWWGLGYVLNIAIVGVPSPDMPVILAVTYMSTLLYIILVFILEILYYVLDPRIREGVGG, from the coding sequence ATGAGTTTGCTTAGGGCGTTATCAATAAGGCTAATTAACCTTGTGCTTATATTACTTGTGGTGCTAATAATAATTTCAGCGGTCTTATCCGGTCCAGCATCACAAATACTTAAAAGCAATATTGAGAGGCAGGCGAGTGAGCAGGTAACCCAATTAATGCTCCATCATCCAATGACTCCAGCCCAGGCTGATCAACTTAGGCAAAAGATAATAAATCAATTGGAGGCTGCTTATGGGTTGAATCAACCATTAGTGGTGAGGGTGTTCTTCATACTCTACAACATAATGTCATTTAACTGGGGTTTCTCATACTTCCCAAGCTCATATGGTGTCCCCTCAGGTAGAGTTGTTTCAATAATAATGTCCGCATTACCTGGCACCGTTATATTAGATACCTTAGGTATAATGCTTAGTGCGTTAATTGGCATATGGCTTGGCTTAAGAGCTGCATTAAAGTACGGCACTAAGTATGATAGGGCCGTAACCTATTATGGGGCTGTTGATAATGGTATTCCCCAATGGTGGGTTGCAATACTCATGATACTGGTCTTCGCCGTTGACTTAAGGCTAATGCACTCCCCAGTAGTCTTCCCCTACGGCGGCATAGTTAGTAGCCAATACTACAACGTATGGCTCTACAATCCATTAAAGGCACTTATTACACCACAAATACTGCTTAACCTACTTTACCACATGGTGTTACCCATGGCTACTGTTCTAATAGTGAATGTTGGGGGTTGGGCCTATTTCGCCAGGTCTATTGTGCTTAATATTGCTAAGGAGGATTACGTATTCTTTGCAAGAATCAAGGGCCTCCCACAGGGACAGGTGGTTAGTAGGTATATAATGAGGCCGGCGATGCCCCAGATACTAACCAGCATATTCATAACTATACCATTCGTACTCTTCGGTGGATTCCTACTAACTGAGGCTGTTTTCCACTGGTGGGGATTGGGGTACGTATTGAATATAGCTATTGTTGGTGTACCGTCACCGGATATGCCTGTTATACTGGCCGTCACATACATGTCCACGCTACTGTACATAATACTCGTCTTTATACTTGAAATACTATACTATGTGCTTGACCCAAGGATAAGGGAGGGGGTTGGTGGTTAA
- a CDS encoding D-2-hydroxyacid dehydrogenase: MGRESGIQYRALITDKIDERLINKLSEMGVAVDYKPGIQHEELLKIVENYDILVVRSRTKVTREVIDRGASLKIIARAGVGLDNIDVDYALKRGLTIVNSPNAATYSAAELTLSLMLIISRNLHLHLIDVKNGKWSKGLYHGIELRGKTLGVVGFGRIGRAVANYAKALGMRILATDVVDISRYAEELGASVVSLTELLSRSDVVTLHVALNKETYHMLNDDRLKLIKDNAIIVNTSRGEVIDTKALLNHLDRLWGVGLDVLEHEPPREDWEIKLIQHPKVVVTPHIGAETIDAQGRIVDELVFNIQEALERVRNHG, translated from the coding sequence ATGGGTCGGGAATCCGGAATCCAATATAGGGCATTGATAACGGACAAGATTGATGAACGCCTCATAAATAAGTTAAGTGAAATGGGCGTGGCAGTTGATTATAAACCTGGTATACAACATGAGGAACTCCTCAAGATTGTTGAGAACTATGATATATTAGTGGTTAGGAGTAGAACTAAGGTTACAAGGGAGGTTATAGATAGGGGTGCATCATTAAAGATTATTGCCAGGGCTGGTGTTGGATTAGATAATATTGATGTTGATTACGCGCTTAAGAGGGGGTTAACTATAGTTAACTCACCTAATGCAGCTACTTACTCAGCCGCTGAATTAACATTATCATTAATGCTAATTATATCGAGGAACCTTCACCTTCACTTAATTGATGTTAAGAACGGTAAGTGGAGTAAGGGTCTTTACCATGGAATCGAGCTTAGGGGTAAGACACTTGGTGTAGTTGGCTTCGGTAGAATAGGTAGGGCAGTTGCTAATTACGCTAAGGCATTGGGTATGAGAATACTTGCCACTGATGTAGTGGATATATCAAGGTACGCGGAGGAGCTTGGTGCAAGTGTAGTTAGCCTTACTGAGCTCCTTTCACGTAGTGACGTGGTTACACTTCATGTTGCGTTAAATAAGGAAACATACCACATGCTTAATGATGATAGACTTAAGTTAATTAAGGATAACGCCATCATAGTTAATACAAGTAGAGGTGAAGTTATAGACACTAAGGCTCTTCTCAATCACTTAGATAGACTATGGGGTGTTGGCCTTGATGTACTTGAACATGAACCACCTAGGGAGGACTGGGAAATCAAGCTTATTCAGCACCCAAAGGTAGTGGTAACACCGCATATAGGTGCGGAAACCATTGATGCCCAGGGAAGGATTGTTGATGAATTAGTCTTTAATATTCAGGAGGCCTTGGAGAGGGTGAGGAACCATGGTTAA
- a CDS encoding transcription initiation factor IIB, whose product MSTTQGGSNQQDETRRELIIQKFKLFRREGNNLEFVDQSGQKLRCPICGNTVFIEDAERGQIVCASCGYVLMEHILDTGPEWRAFTPEEKEDRARTGGPLERVTSEELVTRIETTLKSPDLKKKLEILKYKKWQQRIRVQTSYERNLVQATHELNRIAHQLGVPKSCMDEALAVYKQVLKSGLVKGRSVEAIIAACLHMACRMQGMPRSLDEISQYTRAPRKEIARCFRLIARELRIRLPLSDPRQYVPKIVEQLKLPGDIAKEAIRVLEEAKDKGLTAGKDPAGLAAAAVYIASLLKGEVRTQKEIAQAAQVTEVTVRNRYKELAKELNIKIPIK is encoded by the coding sequence ATGAGCACCACACAGGGGGGTTCTAACCAACAGGATGAAACCAGGAGGGAATTAATAATACAGAAGTTTAAATTATTTAGGAGGGAGGGCAATAACCTGGAGTTTGTTGATCAGAGCGGTCAGAAGTTAAGGTGCCCAATATGCGGTAACACCGTGTTTATTGAGGATGCTGAGCGAGGACAGATAGTGTGCGCCTCCTGCGGTTACGTACTCATGGAGCATATTCTTGACACTGGGCCTGAGTGGAGGGCATTCACCCCGGAGGAGAAGGAGGATAGGGCTAGGACTGGTGGGCCATTGGAGAGGGTTACCAGTGAGGAGCTTGTAACTAGGATTGAAACAACCTTAAAGTCCCCTGATTTGAAGAAGAAGCTTGAGATTCTTAAGTATAAGAAATGGCAGCAGAGGATTAGGGTTCAGACTAGTTACGAGAGGAACCTTGTTCAAGCCACTCATGAGTTAAATAGGATTGCCCACCAGTTAGGTGTCCCTAAGTCCTGCATGGATGAGGCCCTAGCCGTATATAAGCAGGTCCTTAAGAGCGGCTTAGTTAAGGGTAGGAGCGTTGAGGCTATTATAGCTGCCTGCCTACACATGGCCTGTAGAATGCAGGGGATGCCTAGGAGTCTTGATGAGATTTCACAGTACACTAGGGCGCCTAGGAAGGAGATTGCGAGGTGCTTTAGGTTAATTGCAAGGGAGCTTAGGATTAGGTTACCGTTAAGTGACCCAAGGCAGTATGTACCTAAGATAGTTGAGCAACTTAAACTCCCAGGGGATATTGCTAAGGAGGCCATTAGGGTTCTTGAGGAGGCTAAGGATAAGGGCTTAACCGCTGGTAAGGACCCAGCCGGCTTAGCTGCAGCGGCCGTCTACATTGCGTCATTACTTAAGGGTGAGGTTAGGACTCAGAAGGAGATTGCCCAAGCAGCCCAAGTCACTGAGGTTACTGTTAGGAATAGGTATAAGGAGCTTGCTAAGGAGTTAAACATAAAGATACCGATTAAGTAA
- a CDS encoding pyridoxal-phosphate-dependent aminotransferase family protein encodes MVKYLTPGPVQLPQRIIEAYAKQPMFHRGKEFSELYGDVVNQLSRVFRGYTVSILPGTGTFAVDVMIYNFIKPGDEVLVPINGEFGERLAQSVESRGAVVKRIYTEPGESICDHIDELNVKVKAVAMVHNETSMGVANRCISDIAKLIHDNGGVLLIDSVSGVPAEPLNNDADAVATATHKALLAPPGGSIVAFKDAGLITNYPKPPSMDLGNYLKYSARLETPYTPPINVLYALRESLRYILDEVGLEKYVAMHDERIRLLYDELSNIGFKPVPINPNDRSRTVTAFYSPINPAKVTDYLRQNGYVISGGMWRIRERSIRIGVMGDVTLDDLRRVVTLLKALINKN; translated from the coding sequence ATGGTTAAGTACTTAACCCCTGGCCCAGTTCAACTACCGCAAAGGATTATTGAGGCTTATGCTAAGCAACCAATGTTTCATAGGGGTAAGGAATTCAGTGAACTGTACGGTGATGTAGTTAACCAGTTGAGTAGAGTATTCAGGGGCTATACTGTAAGTATACTGCCTGGCACCGGTACATTTGCCGTTGATGTAATGATCTATAACTTCATTAAGCCAGGTGATGAAGTGCTGGTTCCCATTAATGGTGAATTCGGGGAGAGGCTTGCTCAATCAGTGGAGTCAAGGGGTGCTGTGGTTAAGAGGATTTACACTGAACCAGGTGAGTCAATATGTGATCATATTGATGAATTGAACGTTAAGGTTAAGGCAGTAGCCATGGTTCATAATGAGACAAGCATGGGGGTTGCGAACAGGTGCATTAGTGACATAGCTAAGTTAATTCACGATAATGGTGGAGTACTGCTTATTGATAGTGTTTCAGGTGTTCCAGCCGAGCCACTCAATAATGATGCTGATGCAGTAGCCACAGCAACCCATAAGGCGCTGCTAGCCCCACCGGGAGGTTCAATAGTGGCCTTTAAGGACGCCGGCTTAATCACAAATTACCCTAAGCCGCCTTCAATGGATCTCGGTAATTACCTTAAGTACAGTGCAAGGCTGGAAACACCCTACACGCCCCCAATTAATGTTCTTTACGCGCTTAGGGAATCATTAAGGTATATACTTGATGAAGTCGGTTTAGAGAAGTATGTGGCGATGCATGATGAGAGAATAAGGCTACTCTACGATGAACTCAGTAACATAGGCTTTAAGCCAGTTCCCATTAACCCCAATGATAGGAGTAGAACAGTAACAGCATTCTATAGTCCCATTAATCCAGCTAAGGTTACTGATTACCTTAGGCAGAATGGGTACGTAATAAGCGGTGGCATGTGGCGTATAAGGGAGAGGAGTATAAGAATAGGGGTTATGGGTGATGTAACGTTAGATGACTTAAGGAGAGTAGTGACATTACTTAAGGCGTTAATTAATAAGAACTAA